From Salvelinus namaycush isolate Seneca chromosome 2, SaNama_1.0, whole genome shotgun sequence, one genomic window encodes:
- the LOC120063736 gene encoding helicase ARIP4-like yields the protein MSEEAISGSDLDPSVNSEDEDLEEEEEIEDEDEGDNDGDDEDDAVDCPESGEGSTETETQGGRVSPSATSPSEETPSEPPSQPPSRASSRPNSRPESRSQPPSGPSSQPPSRPESPSQDKPSAAKKKKPRASKSQASKSCPETPSKDKTSVGKKKKPRTSKSKEPKPAKPSKTVHMRKNIRTLLKEHQMEAVTKAAQQEELERLRRLEQQRKDFMAPPVQEFSPAVEAVSGRPGEEEFQCQGSLEAAFLARQDVICLDSSDSSGEEEEDAKPPAIPTITPTIRDDVIELSSGDDDTLPISSDSANEDEGAGGTEESSGAHINDSLNQPDAQGRVLVNINHPAEEEDLYLVPQLARAVKPHQVGGIRFLYDNLVESLERYKGSSGFGCILAHSMGLGKTLQVISFIDILLRHTGAHTVLAIVPVNTLQNWLAEFNLWLPSQEALPPDSDPATVAGRTFRVHILNDEHKTTVARAKVVEDWSRGGGVLLMGYEMYRLLSLKKSFVAGRKKKSKKPQGPVIIDLDEEDRQQELMKGIEKALARPGPDVVICDEGHRIKNYHASTSQALKNIRSRRRVVLTGYPLQNNLIEYWCMVDFVRPDFLGTRQEFSNMFERPILNGQCVDSTPQDARLMRYRSHVLHSLLEGFVQRRGHDVLRDQLPSKDEHVIMVRLSPLQRALYAEFMDRFREAGNSGWLGLNPLKAFCVCCKIWNHPDVLYETLQKENLANEQDLDLDDITAAANPRCAGLKAKAADSANSRSNVTLPPLNPIQERANQVITYEWAKDIMSNYQTGVLENSAKMLLLFHLIDESVIRGDKILVFSQSLSTLTVIEDFLTRRPMPAGRVSPDNHGQNQTWVRNINYYRLDGSTSASERERLINQFNDPENTSTWVFLLSTRAGCLGVNLIGANRVVVFDASWNPCHDAQAVCRVYRYGQKKPCHIYRLVCDFTLEKKIYDRQVSKQGMSDRVVDDLNPVLTFTRKEVESLLHFAEEEPDPTKAPPQPHKEMETVISQACQLYPHLITKEPFHHESLLVDRKESKLTKAEKRAAKKSYEDEKRASVPYSRPSYAHYYPTSDQTLINIPAFNQRNWRPRARGDEKPVASVRPVQSTPIPMMPRMAGMGVAGSSSGVGYPVNYLQKAGVYVQRIVTTTDIVIPGANSTTDVQARIGAGESIHMIKGSKGTYIKTNDGRIFAVRSGKLSRAVQGGTATNRGSQVSLLHAIGNGCSSPAERQRLTPDSALWPSTPESPEILRELSRYAVTADTVTVGNELPSPSDTFTGDRGGGGRTQQHNQTTESDHSRQFRDDIGMSISDALQRSKRKMAESRGHKQAGGKRSSTAAGFPGLSLGSGGLSFPPLNQALEGHMSHPLLMGGNSSSPFLQSAGQTLGDLQAMFPSAGADLLNHASSATGSNGHLPSSSTTSSSTNTMPVSSASTTLPPYLMNPSVADLLSPGFPLNYSQSLLPDPRMYPNTLGGGPASSGGSSSFLSHYPSSPSSLLGAALSRPDTHHMSTDNGGSSSDDDVIEVTGQ from the exons ATGTCTGAAGAGGCCATCTCAGGAAGCGACCTGGACCCCAGCGTTAACAGCGAAGACGAGGatctggaagaggaggaggagattgagGATGAAGATGAGGGTGACAACGATggagatgatgaagatgatgCAGTTG ATTGTCCAGAGAGTGGCGAGGGCAGTACAGAGACGGAGACCCAGGGAGGGAGGGTCTCCCCCTCAGCTACCTCACCCTCGGAAGAGACTCCCTCTGAGCCCCCGTCTCAGCCCCCCTCCAGGGCTTCCTCCCGGCCCAACTCTAGGCCTGAGTCTCGCTCCCAGCCCCCCTCTGGCCCCAGTTCCCAGCCTCCTTCTCGCCCTGAGAGCCCCAGCCAGGACAAGCCGTCTGCGGCCAAGAAGAAGAAACCGAGGGCCTCAAAGTCCCAGGCCTCAAAGTCCTGTCCTGAGACCCCCAGCAAGGACAAGACCTCAGTTGGCAAAAAGAAGAAACCGAGAACCTCTAAGTCTAAGGAGCCTAAACCTGCTAAACCCTCGAAGACAGTACACATGAGGAAGAACATCAG GACGCTGCTGAAGGAGCACCAGATGGAGGCAGTGACCAAAGCAGCCCAGCAGGAGGAGTTAGAGAGGCTGAGGCGTCTGGAGCAGCAGAGGAAGGACTTCATGGCACCACCCGTCCAAGAGTTTTCTCCAGCAG tgGAAGCGGTGTCAGGGAGGCCTGGAGAGGAGGAGTTTCAGTGCCAGGGGTCGTTAGAGGCTGCTTTCCTAGCCAGGCAGGACGTAATCTGCCTGGACAGCAGCGACagcagtggagaggaggaggaggacgccAAGCCACCAGCTATCCCCACTATCACACCCACTATCAGAGACG ACGTGATCGAGCTGAGCTCTGGGGACGACGACACACTGCCGATCAGCAGCGATTCGGCCAATGAAGATGAAGGTGCGGGGGGCACGGAGGAGAGCAGCGGAGCGCACATCAACGACTCACTCAACCAACCAGACGCCCAGgggagggtcctggtcaacatCAACCACCCAGCGGAGGAGGAAGACCTGTACCTCGTCCCACAGCTGGCTCGTGCAGTCAAACCTCACCAG gttGGTGGGATCCGGTTCCTCTATGACAACCTGGTGGAGTCTCTGGAGCGCTACAAGGGCAGCAGCGGGTTTGGCTGTATCCTGGCCCACAGCATGGGCCTGGGCAAGACCCTGCAGGTCATCTCCTTCATAGACATCCTGCTGCGACACACCGGGGCCCACACCGTACTGGCCATCGTCCCT gtgAACACGCTCCAGAACTGGTTGGCAGAGTTTAACCTGTGGCTCCCATCACAAGAGGCCCTGCCCCCTGATAGTGACCCTGCCACAGTCGCAGGACGCACCTTCAGAGTCCACATCCTCAATGACGAGCACAA AACCACGGTGGCCCGGGCTAAGGTAGTGGAGGACTGGTCACGTGGCGGGGGCGTGCTCCTGATGGGTTATGAGATGTACCGCCTGTTGTCCCTGAAGAAGAGCTTTGTGGCGGGCAGGAAGAAGAAGTCCAAGAAGCCCCAGGGACCCGTCATCATCGACCTGGACGAAGAGGACAGGCAGCAAGAGCTCATgaaag GTATCGAGAAGGCGCTGGCCAGGCCCGGTCCAGACGTGGTGATCTGTGACGAGGGCCACCGCATCAAGAACTACCACGCCAGCACCTCACAGGCCCTGAAGAACATTCGCTCCAGGCGACGTGTGGTCCTCACGGGCTACCCTCTCCAGAACAACCTGATAGAGTACTGGTGCATGGTGGACTTTGTCAGGCCTGACTTCCTGGGCACCAGGCAGGAGTTCAGTAACATGTTCGAGAGGCCCATTCTGAACGGGCAGTGTGTGGACAGCACGCCACAGGACGCCAGGTTGATGAGATACAGAAGCCACGTGCTGCATAGCCTGCTGGAGGGGTTCGTCCAGAG GCGAGGCCACGACGTGCTGAGGGACCAGCTGCCCTCCAAGGACGAGCACGTGATCATGGTGCGCCTGTCGCCCCTGCAGAGGGCCCTTTACGCTGAGTTTATGGATCGCTTCAGAGAGGCAGGCAACAGCGGCTGGCTGGGCCTCAACCCGCTCAAGGCCTTCTGCGTCTGCTGCAAG atctGGAACCACCCTGACGTGCTCTATGAGACCCTTCAGAAGGAGAACCTGGCCAACGAGCAGGATTTGGACTTGGATGACATCACGGCGGCCGCTAACCCCCGCTGCGCTGGCCTGAAGGCCAAAGCGGCCGACTCGGCCAACAGCCGGTCCAACGTTACCCTGCCCCCGCTCAAccccatccaggagagagccaaTCAGGTCATCACCTACGAATGG GCCAAGGACATCATGAGCAACTACCAGACTGGAGTTCTGGAGAACTCCGCCAAGATGCTGCTGCTCTTCCATCTGATCGATGAGAGCgtgatcagaggagacaagatcCTGGTCTTCAG CCAGAGCTTGTCCACCCTGACTGTCATTGAAGACTTCCTGACCAGACGACCAATGCCAGCAGGCCGTGTCTCCCCGGACAACCATGGCCAGAACCAGACCTGGGTCCGCAACATCAACTACTACA GGTTGGATGGGAGTACGTCTGcttcagagcgagagagactcaTCAACCAGTTCAACGACCCAGAGAACACCTCCACGTGGGTCTTCCTCCTGTCAACGAG GGCGGGCTGCTTGGGGGTGAACCTGATCGGGGCCAACCGGGTGGTGGTGTTTGATGCGTCGTGGAACCCGTGTCACGACGCCCAGGCGGTGTGTCGAGTGTACCGCTATGGCCAGAAGAAGCCCTGCCACATCTACCGCCTGGTCTGTGACTTTACCCTGGAGAAGAAGATTTACGACCGACAGGTCTCCAAGCAAGGCATGTCTG ACCGCGTGGTGGATGACCTGAACCCGGTTCTGACGTTCACCCGCAAGGAGGTGGAGTCTCTGCTGCACTTTGCAGAGGAGGAGCCTGACCCGACCAAAGCCCCTCCCCAGCCCCACAAAGAGATGGAGACGGTCATCAGCCAAGCCTGTCAGCTCTACCCCCACCTCATCACTAAG GAACCCTTCCACCATGAGTCTCTGCTGGTGGACCGGAAGGAGTCCAAGCTCACTAAAGCAGAGAAGAGAGCCGCTAAGAAGAGCTACGAGGACGAGAAGCGTGCCTCCGTGCCCTACTCTCGCCCCTCCTACGCCCACTACTACCCAACCAGTGACCAGACCCTCATCAACATCCCAGCCTTTAACCAGCGCAACTG GCGTCCCAGAGCTCGGGGTGATGAGAAGCCCGTGGCCAGCGTCCGGCCCGTCCAGTCCACCCCCATTCCTATGATGCCTCGCATGGCGGGCATGGGCGTGGCAGGCTCCAGCTCAGGGGTCGGCTACCCCGTCAACTACCTGCAGAAGGCTGGCGTCTACGTCCAGAGGATTGTCACTACCACTG ATATAGTGATCCCAGGAGCCAACAGCACCACTGATGTCCAGGCCCGTATCGGTGCAGGAGAGAGTATCCACATGATCAAAGGGTCAAAAG GTACCTACATCAAGACCAATGATGGCAGGATTTTTGCCGTCCGCTCAGGGAAGCTCAGCAGAGCAGTGCAGGGAGGAACTGCTACCAACAGAG GTTCCCAGGTTTCACTACTTCACGCCATCGGTAACGGCTGTTCGTCTCCCGCGGAGCGCCAACGGCTGACCCCCGACAGCGCCTTGTGGCCCTCCACCCCCGAGAGCCCCGAGATCCTACGCGAGCTCAGCCGCTACGCCGTCACCGCGGATACCGTCACCGTGGGCAATGAGCTGCCATCACCATCGGACACGTTTACAGGggacagagggggagggggaagaacGCAGCAGCACAATCAAACCACAGAATCGGACCACAGCCGGCAGTTCAGAGATGACATCGGAATGAGCATCAGCGACGCTCTGCAACGCTCCAAACGCAAGATGGCCGAGAGCCGTGGACACAAGCAGGCAGGGGGCAAACGCAGCTCGACAGCAGCCGGTTTCCCCGGCCTCTCCCTGGGCAGCGGCGGCCTCAGCTTCCCCCCCCTGAACCAGGCCTTGGAGGGACACATGAGCCACCCGCTGCTGATGGGAGGCAATTCCTCATCCCCCTTCCTCCAGTCAGCAGGACAGACTCTGGGAGACCTGCAGGCCATGTTCCCCTCGGCAGGGGCGGACCTCCTCAACCACGCCTCCTCAGCCACAGGAAGCAACGgacacctcccctcctcctccaccacctcctcctccaccaacacCATGCCTGTGTCCTCTGCCTCCACCACCCTGCCCCCCTACCTAATGAATCCCAGTGTGGCCGACCTTCTGTCCCCAGGCTTCCCTCTGAACTACAGTCAGTCCCTGCTGCCTGATCCCAGGATGTACCCCAACACCCTGGGAGGAGGCCCAGCCAGCTCTGGAGGAAGCTCCAGTTTCCTCTCCCActacccctcttccccctccagcCTCCTGGGTGCAGCCCTGAGCCGGCCTGACACCCATCACATGTCCACGGACAACGGCGGCAGCAGCTCGGACGATGACGTCATCGAGGTAACAGGACAATGA
- the LOC120026186 gene encoding cytochrome b561 domain-containing protein 2, which produces MAKLSESEPRIYSFGKVACGILTHVLCVVFTVFITVLAKPGTSLFSWHPFLMTLAFSLCMTEAVLLFSPHCSPIQKLSHKTKGRVHWILQCLCASCATLGLASIFYNKHLNGKPHFASWHGLVGLGTLCVVGVQSLAALPLLYHSLAKGWSLAKLKRYHAASGLVTYLLGSVSLLLGICSVWFTGAVGGYTWYLAALCPTLSTLVIMSQVSNTYMAKKRLVS; this is translated from the exons ATGGCGAAACTCTCCGAATCAGAGCCCCGAATTTACAGTTTTGGGAAAGTCGCATGTGGGATACTGACTCACGTGCTTTGTGTTGTCTTCACTGTTTTTATCACGGTATTGGCCAAGCCTGGAACAA GTTTGTTCTCTTGGCACCCTTTCCTGATGACACTGGCG TTCTCCCTCTGCATGACAGAGGCTgtgctcctcttctctccacatTGCTCTCCCATTCAGAAGCTTTCCCACAAGACCAAGGGGCGTGTCCACTGGATCCTGCAGTGCCTCTGTGCCAGCTGTGCCACCCTGGGCCTGGCATCCATCTTCTACAACAAACACCTGAATGGCAAGCCCCACTTCGCCTCGTGGCACGGCCTGGTGGGCCTGGGGACATTGTGTGTTGTTGGGGTGCAGTCTCTGGCCGCTCTGCCCCTCCTCTACCACTCCCTGGCTAAGGGGTGGTCCCTGGCTAAGCTGAAGCGCTACCACGCAGCGTCTGGCCTTGTCACTTACCTGCTGGGAAGTGTCAGTCTGCTCCTGGGCATATGCTCAGTGTGGTTTACAGGTGCTGTGGGAGGATACACCTGGTACCTGGCAGCACTGTGCCCTACCCTCAGCACCCTGGTCATCATGAGCCAGGTGTCCAATACCTACATGGCTAAGAAACGGCTGGTGTCCTAA